One part of the Tenacibaculum sp. 190130A14a genome encodes these proteins:
- a CDS encoding DUF3127 domain-containing protein — MEVIGKIKLINETQTFGSNGFRKREMVVTTDEQYPQMILIEFIQDKCDLLNSYQVGQDVKVSINLRGREWINPQGEAKYFNSVQGWRIENLAQAAPQGMPAPDQFEPAPDLSANEPDDLPF, encoded by the coding sequence ATGGAAGTTATAGGGAAGATTAAATTGATCAATGAAACACAAACTTTTGGATCGAACGGATTCAGGAAGCGTGAAATGGTTGTGACTACTGATGAGCAATATCCTCAAATGATATTAATTGAGTTTATTCAAGACAAGTGTGACTTATTAAACAGTTACCAAGTAGGGCAAGATGTAAAGGTGTCTATCAATTTAAGAGGAAGAGAATGGATTAACCCTCAAGGAGAAGCGAAGTATTTTAACTCTGTTCAAGGATGGAGAATTGAAAACTTAGCACAAGCAGCACCACAAGGAATGCCAGCTCCAGATCAGTTTGAGCCAGCTCCAGATTTATCTGCTAACGAACCAGATGATTTACCGTTCTAA
- a CDS encoding flavin reductase family protein, with translation MLSLDPKDLPTGKLHSYLLGAIAPRPIAFASTIDSDGNPNLSPFSFFNVFGANPPIMIFSPARSVRANTTKHTLDNAEETKEVVINIVNYDIVQQMSLSSTMYPKGVNEFEKAGLTMLPSDEVKPFRVAESPVQFECKVNDIIYTGSEGGAGNLIVCEVVKLHINEDVLAEDGSIDQYKIDLVARAGGSFYSRARDGFFEIPKPISTLGIGVDQIPFEIRNSTVLTGNNLGMLGNVEKLPTNETVNNFAKEHPEYVSISTEKKHTFAQEYLQKNDVESAWKVLLIK, from the coding sequence ATGTTATCATTAGATCCTAAAGATTTACCTACAGGAAAATTACATAGTTATTTATTAGGAGCTATTGCTCCAAGACCTATAGCATTTGCTAGTACCATTGATAGTGATGGGAATCCAAATTTATCACCTTTTAGTTTTTTTAATGTTTTTGGAGCAAACCCTCCAATCATGATTTTTTCTCCGGCTAGAAGTGTAAGAGCAAATACAACAAAACATACGTTAGATAATGCTGAAGAAACCAAAGAAGTTGTAATTAATATTGTAAACTATGACATTGTTCAACAAATGTCGTTAAGTAGTACTATGTACCCTAAAGGAGTAAATGAGTTTGAAAAAGCTGGTTTAACAATGTTACCTTCAGATGAGGTAAAACCTTTTAGAGTAGCTGAGTCGCCAGTTCAATTTGAGTGTAAAGTGAACGACATAATATACACAGGGTCAGAAGGTGGAGCAGGAAATTTAATTGTTTGTGAAGTGGTAAAGCTCCATATAAATGAAGATGTTCTAGCTGAAGATGGAAGTATAGACCAATATAAGATAGATTTGGTAGCTAGAGCAGGAGGAAGTTTTTATTCTAGAGCAAGAGATGGTTTTTTTGAAATTCCAAAACCAATATCTACTTTAGGAATTGGGGTAGATCAAATTCCATTTGAAATTAGAAATAGTACTGTTTTAACAGGAAATAATTTAGGTATGTTAGGTAATGTAGAAAAGCTTCCTACTAATGAAACTGTTAATAACTTTGCTAAAGAACATCCAGAATATGTTTCTATTAGCACTGAAAAAAAGCATACATTTGCACAAGAGTATTTACAAAAAAATGATGTAGAAAGCGCGTGGAAAGTGCTTTTAATTAAATAG